Genomic segment of Blastopirellula marina:
AAGGCCACATGTTCCCACAGCGTGTTCGCGCTGTCGGTCACTTGCAGTTTCGAGAGGAGCCCGCCCATGCTATGCCCGACGAGCACGACGTTTCTTAAGTCGCGATCAAATCCGCTGGGATCCATTTCCTGAATCAGGTCGTGCAGTTGTTCACGCATGATGGCCGCCGTTTCCATGAACGGTGCCCCGGTCGGATAATGAAACGCCCAGATCTCGTACCGCGCAGCTAAGTCAGGGTTGCTGTCGATCTCGTTGGCGATGCCTGCCCAGGTATACGGTGCGGAGAGCAATCCATGCACAAAGACAACCGGGATCTTTCCTTTACGATGCGGCTCCATGATGAATAGCCCGCGATCTTCGACGTTGTCCATCGGATGCAGCGCTTCCAGCGAACACTCGCCACGCGTGTTGCTCAAGAGAAACGCATACGGCGCGGTAGTGTCTTTGGCCAGCGGCACCTGGCGGCAATTGAGTTCGACGTCGCCTGATTGTTTCGGATCGTACAGTTCAAGCCGAGCCACGACCTGCTCGACGTGTGTTCCGTCGGGAATGGCCGCTTCCGTGGTGGCATCGAACGCTTCGACTTCGCATTCGGGGCGCAGGATGGCCGTGGCGGCGAACGGAAGGCGATCGGGATACCAGCGATCGTTCTTATCGCGAATGCGTTCAACCACCAGCGGCACGCCAAGGCCAGGCGACTTGTGCTGAGTCAACACATAGTGCGATTTATAGTTGCCAACGACATGCCAGCGATCGAAGTCTGCCGCTGTGCGCTGGAAGTTGATGTATTCAAATTCAACAATTCGATAGCTGCCGTTGACCGGCAGCTTGATGCCAACTTGTTGATCGATGTGTCCTGTTTTATCGGCGATGAAGATCAAGCGAGCGATCGACGAATGGTACACTTCCCAGGCCCGGCCGGTGGCTTTCGTGGTCTTAGGTTGCGGCGGAACGAGTTGCAGATAGCGATACGCCGCGATCGCTGCATCGAGGAACATGTTCATTGCCGACTCGTCGAGCTGCTTGTCGGCATCGACCGCCATGGCGTAGTAGGTTTCCGCCTGGCGAAGCTGCACGTCGGCCGATTCGGTTTGCGGAATCGGTTGTTCGCGGATACTCGGCATGTACAGCGTTTCCCCTTCCGCCAGATCTTGTTGGAAGAACTCGGGGCCAGGCTCGAACATCGGATCGCTGAACTTCTGCACCGTCTGCGGCGCTGGGGTGTCGATTTGTTCCCCGTCTGGTCGCAGCAGGTTGGGCATCGACGAGGCCCGGCCGACCGGCTTGCCAATGACTTCTTCGCCCAGGTTGGTTGACGTTTCTTGATAGGCAGCGCGTGGCTCGATTTCTTCTTCGAAGGCGCACAATTGGAATGGACTGGGCGGGTTGGCTGGCGGTTCGTAAGTAGCCAGTGAAATCGAAGCGGCTTCCGTCGCAGGTGCTTCAAGTGAGGTGACGTCGCATGGGTTGCACCAGATCCCAAACGGATATTGCGCCTTCGGATTCGCTTCCGGGCAAGGAGCCACCATCTTCGGATCACCCCAGCGACCTTTCCGGCAAAGAGCGCAGCCTGAGGCGACCTGAAGAATCAGAATCGTGACGCCCAGCATGGCGATTGTCGGCTTCCAGCGGACCACAGAGATGCTTCCTGCAAAGTAAGGTGGGGAGTTGAGCACGAATGCTTATTGATGTCTGTGCCGAAATCCAACCTGGTAACAGGCCGATTTGCCATGAATCCGGGGTTTCCGTTGGTCGCCCCTATCAGATTAATGGCGCAGACTTCAATAACGTAGCGCGGCCCTTCGCCGAAGCAGCGAGACTGCGGGCGAAATGAACCGCACAAGGTTACCCCACAAACAAGGTCCGCGCAGTCGATTCCCTTCGCGCAGCCGGAAAAAGTTCGCCGGCGGAACGTAGGTTAGCGCGGTCGTGATCGCCGTAGTGGTCGTACGGAAATTGGCGGCTGGCCGTTGTTACGACATGCTGTGATGTTTGGTGAACAGAGCTGCCTGCCAGCGTGCGGCGCGGTCGATGTGCTGCTGCACGATCGAGCACAACTCTTCTCGCTTAATCGGTTTCAGCAAGAAGTCGGACGCCCCTTTCTCGACTGCCTCGGTCACCAGCATCCAATTCGAATGCCCTGTGAGAAACACCACCTGTGTCCAGGCATTTCGATGCTTGGCATAAACCAACATGTCCATGCCGTTGATATCCGGCATTTCGATGTCGCTGATCAGGAGATCGCAGCAGTTGTTCGAGATCCATTCCTGGGCTTCATGCACGTCGGTGAAGTCGTGCAGCACGAGTTCTTCCCCGAACGTTCCGCGCAGGATGGTTTTCACTAAACGGACAATCCCCGGGTCGTCGTCAAGAATTACGGTGGTGAGCTTTCGGTTTGGCATGGAGATCTCGACCCTAAACGATTGAGGAAGCACCGTCGTCCGACGGCAAGTGTGTGAGGTAAAGTTACGTTACAATTAGCTTGTAGATGGCCCCGATGACGGGAGCCCGCAACTGTTAGATCAAACCCATTGTTGGCGGAGTAACGATATTATGGAAAATACCGAATTTGTGCCTGTGCGGACCTGTCAGAGTCATGAAGAAGCCACGATCATCCAAAATGCGCTGCAGGAAGAAGGCATCAATTGCGCCTTGGATAACGACCATCAAGGCGGACTGACCGGTGTGTTGGCGATTCGCCTGTTGGTTCCTGCCGATCAGCTAGAAAAGGCGAAGGCCTTTCTCGACGAGCATCACGCCGACTAATTTGCCCGTAGTTGATTGACTACTGAACGGCCTCGACCGCCGCGGTGACTTCGGTAATCGCGGTGGTCATGTCGTGCCCTATCAGGCAAAGACGTGGGCCGTGCACCTTTTCTTGAACCGCTTCGATAAGACGCCGCTGAAGATCTTCCCTGGCTTTCGGCGACCACCAGGTATTTTCTTGCGGGGCGATCGATTCGGCGGCAGGAATCCAAAGAATCACCAGTCGCGATGGCGCGTCGGACGCTATGGTCGTCGCAGAAGTGTCGCGTATCACGGCCGAGATTTCCGACCAGTAGGGAAGCAAGCGAACGGCTCCCGCGTCTTCTTTGATTGAGCTGGGCGATGGTTCGAGCAGGTCGACAAGTTCTCGGGCCGAGTCAGGCCAATGCGGAGCAGTAAGCGGGATGCTGACCACGTCTTTTCCCAGCTTCTTTTGGACCTCTTCACACAATCGCCAGGCCGTTGGACCTGGGGGAGTTGCCAGTTCGATTACGGGGGGCGAGTTAACGAGTTGCTCCCACAACTGACCCATCGTCGCACCGAGTTGCGGATGGATCATTTCCGCAGCCACTTCCGCGGCTGGTTGCATTACGAATTTGCGGAAACTCATTCGAGGGTGAGGAAGTGTCAACTTGGGTGTTTCCAGCACGACATCGTCGTACAGCAGCAAGTCCAAGTCGAGGCTGCGTGCTCCCCAGCGTAGTGCTCGGACACGTCCATGCTGATGCTCGATTTCGATCAGCTTCTGGTGGACTTCGTCCGGAGACAAGTTGGTTTCGTACTTGGCTGCCGCGTTGATGAAGTCAGGTTGCTCGGCAGGTCCGCCGACAGGTTTGGTCGCTAACAGACTGCTTCGACCAAGTAGAGAGAAAGCTGGATCGGCGGCAAGCTCGTCGATGGCCTGCGAAACGGTTTCGCCGCGATCACCCAAATTGGCGCCTAAGGCGATCAGGATAGTGGCCACAATCGAATTCTTCACTGGCCGCAACGGAAGTGTTGGAAGCGAGGCCTGCGGCTACCAGGCACAAATACGCCAAAAAGCGTGAAGGGATATCCTTAAACAAGACCCGCAGGTCTGTCGCAGTCGTTCCGTCCGTCGTCGCCCTTCGTGCTTTTTAGCGGAGAGGTTACTAACCTTGTGCGACAAATCCTTTTGCCGGAAAGCAATTCTCCCGCATGGCTCTTATCTGCCTCGCTCACTCCGTTGGTATGGCGAGTCGTTCGTCTACCAAACTAACTTGTTGTTGGTGCATTATCCGAGCGCGCAACGCGACCGCGGGAAGGCCTTGCATGCGAGCTGGGAACCATCGGTCAGAACGACCAATTTGCGACAATCAACAACAGGTTTAGGAGGAGGAGAGAGGCGTTTTCGACGCGACTAGCGTCTGGTGGTTCCAATCAACATAGGGACTAATTTTGCGAAGCGGAGTCGAGTTGTCAAGCAACCTGAGTAATCTTTTTTTCACAATCGAAGTTCCACGAGAGTTTCGTTGTAGAAAAAAGACAAAAATCGAAATCGAATCTCGCAAAACGAAATTTGTTGATAAGGACTTATTGAATAAGTCATATTTTAGTTGTGTGAAATAGATGATGAGATGAGTTCGGTTCGTACGTATTCTTTCGCAAGATGATTCCCGCGCGATCGATCGCGTTACGCCATGCGACGATGTTTAAGTGCCGGAAGTTCTTTTCGCAGTTGGCGCTGCTTCGCCAAATCGATCTCAGCAAAAATAATTCCGGGTGTTTCGTGCGCACCGCGCGCTAAAATAGTTCCCCACGGATCAACAATCATCGAGTTGCCATGGCAACGGATCGAATCGCCGTACATTCCGCACTGATTTGCCGCGATCACATAGACTTGATTTTCAATGGCGCGCGCTCGCAGTAAGACTTCCCAGTGTGCTTGGCCTGTTTTGTCGGTGAACGCTGCGGGAAGGAGGCAGATTTGCATCCCGTTTTCGGTTAGACGGCGAAAGACTTCGGGGAACCGTAGATCGTAACAAATGGCTTGTCCAACGTGCCCGAGCGGCGTCGAGGCTTCCGCAAGTTGACTACCTGCTTTGACGTAGTTCGATTCAATGGTTTTGACTTCCGCTAGGTTGATATCAAAGCAGTGAATTTTGTCGTAGCTCGATAAGACTTGGCCACTGGGACCAAAGATGACACTCCGATTGAGAACCTTGTTTGGTTCTTCCGTCGAAGCAACCGCCACACTACCGGCGCAAAGGACCAGTTGGTGTTCGCTGGCCAAAGCCCGCATCTTCGTAAAGACCGGCCCATCCATTGCCTCTGCATGCTGCTTTAGGTTGACCAGATTTCCCAGGTAGGGGAACAGCTCTGGCAAAACCACCAATTTGGCCCCTTCGGTGGCCGCCTGAACGATCAGGTCTTCGGCTTGGGCCAGGTTGGCAATTTTTTCCGTTCCAGAGTCCAATTGTATGGCCGCAGCAAGATACGGAGCGATCATTGGGAACATCTCCAGCGTTTCATTTATCGTGAGCTATGTTCTATACTGACACAGGGTGTTTGCGACCGTAGCAAGCCCCCCCTTCCTCGGACGGTGCGCCATTGTTACGGATTCACTAAATTCATGAGTATCCATACTGAGAACGAGTTGACCGAGCTAAACCATCTTCAGCAGCAATTGATGTTGGCCGTGGAAGATGATGCGCGGCGAGTCGAAATTTTGGCGACCCTCCTGGGTGAAGCAGCTTGTTACCGCTTGGCGATCTACCAGATTCCTGCCGACTTCGTCTTGTCGGTCGTGATTCCGGTATACAACGAGGTGAAGTCACTTCCGCAAGTGATTGCCGCCGTACGCCGCTGTGGTTTCCAATGCGAAATCATCCTGGTCGACGACGGCAGTACCGACGGCACACGTGACCTGTTGGACGGCATGCGTGGTGAACCTGACTTAAAGATTATCTTCCATGAGAAGAACCAAGGCAAAGGTGGCGCCCTTTCGACTGGTTTCCGTCTGGCAACCGGCGATGCGGTGATCATCCAGGATGCCGACTTGGAATACACCCCGAATGACTATCGCGCCTTGCTCCAGCCGATCATCTGTGAAGGTGTCGATGCGGTTTACGGTAGCCGCTTTATCACGGGTCAGCGAAACGTACCACGCTTGCGTCATTACATCGCCAACAAGATTGTGACGATGTGGTCGAATTTGTTTACCAATCTGCTGCTGACCGATATGGAAACCTGCTACAAGGTGTTCCGTCGCGAAGTCATTCAAGAGATCGCTCCCACACTACGTGAAAAGCGGTTTGGTGTCGAACCAGAGATTACCGCCAAACTTGCGCGTCGCAAGGGCCTGCGAATTCGTGAAGTCCCCATCCGTTACTTCCCACGTTCGTATGAAGAAGGGAAGAAGATTGGCTGGCGGGATGGTATCCGAGCCCTGTGGTGTGCGATAAGGTATTAGACCTAACCTGCTTCATCGTCCCCGCCAGACTCGGTCTTAATGAATGATGCCCCATCTCTAGAGAGCGGATCTTCGCCTATCGATCCGAATCTCTATCAGAAAACACAACGCGCTACCCGGCTTACCATGCTGGGGCAGATCGCGGGGCAGATTATCTCGTTGGTCGTACTCGCCGAATTGTACCGCATGGTCGATCCGGGTGAGTTCGGACTTCTCGGGATGTTTATGCCGATCACGCTGCTGGTGCGTTCGTTCGGCTCGCTGGGGATGGATATTGCTACCGTGCAGCGACGTGGTCTGACCGACGAACAGGCGACTTCGCTCTTTTGGTATCAAATCATTACAGGCGTGATCCTGACGGTCATCCTGGCCGGCATGGCCCCGGTGCTGGCCTTATTCTTCAATGCCGAACGTCTGTTGCCGCTGGGTATTGTGATGTCAGGCACCGCCCTGCTCTACAACAGCTACTCGCAACATAAGTCGCTTGCCGAGAAGAAGCTTTATTTCGGTCGACTGACAATCGTCCGCCTATTGTCACTGGTGATCAGTGGTGTGTTGGCGATTGCCGCCGCCTGGTACGAATTTGGCGTGTGGGCGCTGGTGATCCAGCAGTATGCCGAGTTGATTGTGCTGAACGTTGGTTTCTGGTTCATCGAACCGTGGCGGCCAGGTAAGATGGCTCCCTTCTCAGAAGTGAAATCGCTGTTGCACTTCAGTGGGTTTTATACCCTTAGTGGATTGTTCTTTGCTGTCGGACAGAACTTCGACAAGATCATGTTGGGCGTGTTGGTGGGCAGCAATTTCCATGGGCAAGAATGGATTGGCTATTACACGCAAGCGTATAACCAGATGATCCGTCCGGTGTACTTGCTGACCTCGCCAGTCACTTCGGCCATGCTCCCTGCCCTTTCGCACGCCAGGAAAAACAGCGAAGCATTCACGCGATTGACGTCTGGTTTCTATCGCATGGTCGGCATCATGTTAGCACCCGCATCGGTGGGGATGTTCCTGGTCGGTGAGCGTTTAATGATGGTGCTCGGTGGTGACGAATGGATGGAGGCAGGGGAATTGTTAGCGGTAATGGGGCCAATGATCCTCGCTCAGAGTTGGATCAATATCTCCGGTACGCTGATGAGTGCTGCTGGGCGAACCGACATGTTGGCCGCCGGAGCATTTGGAACGTTGCTGACCCTCGCCGCGGCATGCGGCATTGCCTATTGGCGGGTGGGAAGCGATCCGACCGACTTAACGCTCGAATTAGCGTTCATGGTGACCATTGCCACCGTTTGCATGTGTGGACCTTACTTGGCGTTCTGTTTCCACTTTGCCAGGCTCAAACTGCGGCACCTCTTCTTACCCATGGTGCCGGCGATTGTCGCCTCGCTGCTCATGGGGGTGCTTGTCTGGATGCTCGAGACCAATTTCGGCGTGCTGCCGCAGTTTATGGTCTTGGTGCAACAAGTTGGGGTGGGCGTAATCGCATATCTCGTGTTTGCCCGCAAGGAAGTATTGTGGCTGTGGCGACAACTTCGCGGGCAAGGGATCGAAGAAGTTGGCCACACCGTTGTGGAGTAGCCTTCGCGAACGCTCGGCTACAGCTGGCCGAGGATCGAATCGCCGCGGAAGGTAGGGCGTGACATAACCAACTGGCTCACCCCAATTTGTCGTTCGGCAAAGCCCGCTTCGCAGTAAGCGAGATAATACTCCCACATGCGGAGGAAGTAGTCGTCCATGCCCAGGGCACGAATTCGGGGCAGGTTATCGATGAAGTTGCCTCGCCACTCTTTCAAGGTTCGAGCATAGTGCGGACCGAAATCTTCGGCGTGCACCAGTCGCATGTCGGTGGTGCGCGCCAGCGAGCTGGCAATGAGGCCGTACGAAGGGAGGAAACCGCCGGGGAAGATGTAACGCTGGATAAAGTCGACGCCGCGAGCGTAGCGGTTGACCCGTTCGTCCGGGATGGTGATCGCCTGCAGAACCATGGTTCCATTCGGCTTCAGCAGTTGGCAGCACTTCTGGAAGTACGTGTCGAGGTACTCTCGCCCGACCGCTTCAATCATCTCGATACTGACCAGGTGATCGTACTGCCCCGTCAAATCGCGGTAGTCTTGCTTCAACAGCGTCACGCGATCGGTAAGCCCTGCTTGCTCGATGCGTTGCTTGGAGAATTCGTACTGCTGCTGCGAGATCGTTGTGGTGGTCACGCGGCAGCCGTAATTCTTGGCCGCATACTCGGCGAAACCACCCCAGCCGGTTCCGATTTCCAAGACGTGGCTTTTTGGGGTCAGATTCAGCTTACGACAAATGCGTTCGAGCTTGGCGATCGAAGCTTCTTCGAGCGTGGCATTCGGATGTTCGAAGACGCCAGATGAATACATCATTGTCCGATCAAGCATCAGCCCAAAAAATTGGTTGCTCAAATCGTAGTGAGCGGCGATGTTCTTGCGGCTACCATCGCGCGAATTGCGGGTTCGCCATTGCTGGAAGCGACGAACGGGTGCCAGCCAGAAGGCGGATTGGCGTTCGATCGATTGCAGCGATTGAAGATTGTGGGCCATGATTCGCAGTAGAGCGGTCAGGTCGCTGCAAACCCATTTCCCTTGCAGGTAAGCTTCAGCGGCGGCCAGGGTTCCCCCAAACATCATTTGACGGTAAACACGAAGGTCGTCGATTCGTACGACCACACGCAGTGCCGTGTCGTGGCTGGGACCGAATTGGTTTTGCCCGAGCGGGTCGACGATTAGAACGTGCCCCGCCGTGATGTTCGAAAGCGTTCGATGCAAAATCTTTCGACACTGCCGCGATACCCAGCAGTAAAGACCTTGGGAGTAGCGCCCCGCGGCACTGGGACGATGTGAGATAGGACCTTCCAGGGCCAGTTCTGTGGCCTGAGAGCGACTACTGGAGCAAGCCGAGGGGACACGGGAAAGTTTCATGGATGAGGGAATATGGGACATCGCTTCCACCAAAGTTTGCAGGCTTCTAAGTAGATCGCCGCGATTACCTTCAGGCTCATTGCGGGCATATGCCATGCGAACCGTCGCAGCATCGAGGGTGTTAACGGCTTTTTTTCTAAGGACATCCCCGCTTGGAAGATCCGGTTGCCCGCTTGCCAGTTCTCAAGCCCCACCACCAGTCGATCGCCCGGGGCTTTGAAGCTCCAGCGATAGTTTTGGTCCATTGGCATGAAGGGAGAAACATGCATCTGCTTGGCATGCTCGTAAGTCCATGCCTGCTGCGCGTCGTCCCACGTCGGGGTCAGCAAGTAGGCGTGCTGTTCTCCCCAAGGAATATTGTTTACCTCGGCCACAATCTGCTTAGGAAAGGGTTGCTGATCGTCTTCGATCAAATACAAGTTCAGCGGGCTGAAATAGACGCCGAAGTAACGCAGTTGTGTTAAAAGTCGAATGTGGCCGGTTGGACGCTTGCCAGAGTGGTGCTCTACAAAATCCCGCACACGGCTTTCTAAGGTGCCTTGCTCACTACGAAGGTGAACGTTGCGAGGAAACGAAATCGCTGCGCTACGGTGCTCAGAAAGCAACCGTCGCGGACCGACCAGCGCATCGAGTTCCGCCAGATCGAGCGACGCCATGGTCAGGCGGTATTCAAAGTGGTGCTCGATGGGCGTATGTCGTGCGTGGTGGACGCGTCCTTCGTAGAGGCAGCTGCGCATGTGTCGAGGTTCTTATCAAAGTGCTGGGCGACGGCTAAGGCACTTTTCACGCCGTCCTCGTGAAAACCGTAGCCGCACCAGGCACCACAGAAGTAAGTGAGATGGTTTCCTTGGATCTCTGACAAACATTTTTGAGCGGCAAACGAATGTTGGTTGTAGGCTGGATGCTCGTAGTTGAAGCGATCGAGGATCTTCGCCGGATCGATGCGATCGGTGGCGTTCAGGCTCAATAGAATTGGCTTGGGGGAAGGTACTTTTTGGAGACGCGACAAGTCGTAGGTGACGTTGGCGGTAGATTGGTTGTTGGCGGGGATAAAGTAGTTCCAACTCGCCCAGGCATGCCTGTGGGTGGGCAACAAGCTGGTGTCGGTGTGCAAGACCGCGTCGTTGGCTTGGTACGGAAAACGTCCCAGAAGCTCGCGTTCCAGCGGCGTGGCGTATTCCAGCATCTTGAGCGTTTGATCGGCATGCGAAGCGAAGATCACCCGGTCGAAGTCATACAATTCGCCTGCCTTGGTCAGCACTTTGATCTGTTCTTCCTCTCGGCGAACTTGCTGGATTGGGCAGTTGAGGCGGACACGATGGGCGAGCGGTTCGAGCAGCTTTCGTACGTAAGTCTTTGAACCGCCAACGATCGTTCTCCATTGGGGCCGATTGCGAATCGCCATCAGGCCGTGGTTATCGCAGAAGCCCAGGAAGAACTGTGCTGGGAAGTTCAGTATTTGCTGCGGAGAGGCAGACCAAATCGCGGCAGCCATCGGCAACAGGTACTTCTCGCGGAACATTTTTCCGACGCCGCAGCGCTGGAGGAAATCACCAACCGTTTCTGTGTCTGCCAGGTTGTCCTTGGCCACCGCATCGGTTCCTGCTTGGTTGAACCGTAGGATGTCGCGGAGCATTTTGAGGTAGGCAGGGGAAACAACGTTCTTCCATGACGGAAAGAGTCCGCGAAGACTACTCCCTTGATATTCCAACTTGGAAGCTTCGCAGCGAACACTAAAACTCATGTCGCTGTCTTGAGCTTCGACCCCCAGGATATCGAGCAGGCGGATGAAGTTGGGATAGGTGCGATCGTTGAACACCATGAAGCCGGTATCGACGTCGTAAGGCTGTCCCTCGACTTCACACGTGACGGTATTGCTGTGGCCGCCAGGATAATTCGCCGCTTCAAACAAGGTGACATCATGATCGTCGTGCAGCAGTCGAGCGACAAGGTTTCCGCTGATGCCTCCACCAATCACGGCAATTCGGAGACGGTTCATAAAGGTCGTGGCTCCTGCTTCCTGGAAGCAGCAGGGTGAGAGGATGAAACGGATTCGCTCGTCGATTGCTGCGGCGCGGCAGGGGGCCAAGGGACGAAAGCACTCGTACGGCGGATGTAGTCCGCATACTCGGGGCGGCGATTCTTAATGCGCTGTTCCAAGTGCGCCACGCCCGAGAAGTAGAGCAGGCAAAATGTCATCAAGGCCGGACCGATCGCCGTCCACCAAGCACTGCTATCGGCGGAAAGGGTCAGCAGAAAATAGCCCCACCAAACTAGGAAGTCGCCGAAGTAGTTGGGGTGCCGGGTGTAATGCCACAGCCCTTCGTCGAGCACTTTCCCCTGATTGGCTCCGTTTGCTTTGAAACGCGAGAGTTGGTAGTCGCCAATCGCTTCAAAGGCCAAACCGGTCGCCCAACAGGCCAAGCCGATCGCAGTGATCGCCGTGAATTGCCCATCGAGGGTTGGCAAGATTTGCAGCGGCAGCGAGACAATCCACATGATTGTCCCCTGTAGCCCAAACACGACTACCAAGCTGAACAACGCGAAGTTCCGTCCTGGTTTGTTCCGCATCTCGGCGTAACGTTTGTCTTCGCCGTGGCCCAGATTTCGCCACGCTAAGTAACCACCAAGCCGGCAGCCCCAAACGGTGACCAGAATCGTAGTCAGCCATGCGACGGGACCGGGTGAGGCGGCACAAAGAAGCGAAACCCACGCTACCACAACGAAGCCCAAGC
This window contains:
- a CDS encoding DUF1295 domain-containing protein — translated: MDFPALLLINAATIAGCMFTLWLLSLWLKDASIVDIFWGLGFVVVAWVSLLCAASPGPVAWLTTILVTVWGCRLGGYLAWRNLGHGEDKRYAEMRNKPGRNFALFSLVVVFGLQGTIMWIVSLPLQILPTLDGQFTAITAIGLACWATGLAFEAIGDYQLSRFKANGANQGKVLDEGLWHYTRHPNYFGDFLVWWGYFLLTLSADSSAWWTAIGPALMTFCLLYFSGVAHLEQRIKNRRPEYADYIRRTSAFVPWPPAAPQQSTSESVSSSHPAASRKQEPRPL